From the genome of Streptomyces sp. NBC_01116, one region includes:
- a CDS encoding carboxymuconolactone decarboxylase family protein: protein MPRLTRLTPDTAVGASRDLLAELVSRHGEVGDMVSTMAHSPAVLGGYLQLSRAMGRAKLDRGISERISIAVQTRQGCRLCLDAHTTAARRTGVDEGEIERARAGTSDDPGTAAVIALALQVHREPASITDDQIIALREHGYSDRAIADVVGVVALNVLTGAFNLLAGLTPEGGADA from the coding sequence ATGCCCCGCCTGACCCGACTCACCCCCGACACAGCGGTCGGCGCGTCGCGCGACCTCCTCGCCGAGCTGGTCTCCCGGCACGGCGAGGTCGGGGACATGGTCTCCACGATGGCGCACTCGCCCGCCGTCCTTGGCGGCTACCTGCAGCTCAGCCGGGCCATGGGGCGGGCCAAGCTCGACCGCGGGATCAGCGAACGGATCTCGATCGCCGTCCAGACCCGGCAGGGCTGCCGGCTCTGTCTGGACGCCCATACAACCGCCGCTCGCAGGACGGGAGTGGACGAGGGCGAGATCGAGCGTGCCCGCGCGGGCACCTCGGACGACCCCGGGACCGCGGCGGTCATCGCCCTCGCCCTCCAGGTCCACCGCGAGCCGGCGTCGATCACCGACGACCAGATCATCGCGCTCCGCGAGCACGGCTACAGCGACCGCGCGATCGCCGACGTCGTCGGCGTCGTCGCACTCAACGTTCTCACCGGCGCCTTCAACCTGCTGGCCGGCCTCACTCCGGAGGGCGGCGCCGATGCGTAG
- a CDS encoding MFS transporter, which yields MRLFANRDYRRLFSAQIIALFGTGLATVALGLLAYDLAGPSAGAVLATALTIKMVMYVVIAPIAAAYVDRFPRRTLLTALDAVRAVVVLALPFVTEIWHIYLLVGLLQAASAAFTPTFQAVIPDIVPEESDYVRALSASQVASTMESLLSPVLAAVALAFLSFDRLFLGTAAGFLLSALLVLSTRIPEARPSAQNRAWDRATAGIRTFLRTPRLRGIMALNLAVAAAGSIVVVNTVNYVRDVLGGSQSAVAWMLAASGGGTLLAALALPRILDRVAARTVMATGAGVLVGGTAAAVTLASAGLATWTGTAIAWALIGIGMALVITPTGKVLRASVEPNAIPGVFAAQFSLSHLAWLITYPIAGWLGTNTGFAAAWSVLAALAAAGAIGALVLWPRHDGRGAATGPVTPVPGRRPADRSALSRAA from the coding sequence ATGCGCCTGTTCGCCAACCGCGACTACCGCCGCCTGTTCAGCGCCCAGATCATCGCCCTATTCGGCACCGGGCTGGCCACCGTGGCCCTCGGACTCCTCGCCTACGACCTCGCGGGGCCGAGCGCCGGCGCGGTCCTCGCCACCGCCCTGACCATCAAGATGGTCATGTACGTGGTCATCGCCCCGATCGCCGCCGCGTACGTCGACCGCTTCCCCAGAAGAACCCTGCTGACCGCCCTCGACGCCGTACGCGCCGTGGTGGTCCTGGCCCTTCCGTTCGTCACGGAGATCTGGCACATCTACCTGCTGGTCGGCCTGCTGCAAGCAGCGTCCGCGGCGTTCACCCCGACGTTCCAGGCCGTGATCCCCGACATCGTTCCCGAGGAGTCCGACTACGTACGGGCCCTGTCCGCCTCGCAGGTCGCCTCCACGATGGAGAGCCTGCTCTCCCCCGTACTGGCAGCGGTCGCCCTGGCGTTCCTGAGCTTCGACCGGCTGTTCCTGGGCACCGCCGCCGGATTCCTCCTCTCCGCCCTGCTCGTCCTGTCGACGCGCATCCCCGAGGCCCGTCCCAGCGCCCAGAACCGGGCATGGGACAGGGCGACGGCAGGGATCAGGACCTTCCTCCGGACGCCGCGGCTGCGCGGCATCATGGCGCTCAACCTCGCGGTCGCGGCGGCGGGCTCGATCGTCGTCGTCAACACCGTCAACTACGTCCGCGACGTGCTCGGGGGCTCGCAGTCGGCCGTCGCGTGGATGCTCGCCGCCTCCGGCGGCGGGACCCTGCTGGCCGCCCTCGCCCTGCCCCGGATACTCGACCGGGTCGCCGCCCGGACGGTCATGGCGACCGGTGCCGGAGTCCTCGTCGGCGGCACGGCCGCCGCGGTGACGCTCGCCTCGGCCGGCCTGGCCACCTGGACCGGTACGGCGATCGCCTGGGCGCTGATCGGCATCGGCATGGCGCTGGTCATCACCCCGACCGGCAAGGTCCTGCGCGCCTCGGTCGAACCGAACGCGATCCCCGGGGTCTTCGCCGCCCAGTTCTCCCTCTCGCACCTCGCCTGGCTGATCACCTACCCCATCGCCGGATGGCTCGGCACGAACACCGGCTTCGCCGCCGCCTGGTCCGTCCTCGCGGCGCTCGCCGCGGCGGGCGCGATCGGCGCCCTGGTCCTGTGGCCGCGCCACGACGGACGAGGAGCCGCGACCGGGCCCGTGACACCCGTCCCGGGCAGGCGCCCGGCGGACCGGTCCGCCCTGTCCAGGGCCGCGTAG
- a CDS encoding AAA family ATPase, which produces MNTQAGDDLSGITRRRLVVVAVDGYRDEREGFREAIAEQVTRITTWLADPALGEDRRFEVVPIEDPLHTVGDLRDFLRQVKLSEAAYDDAVVVYITGHGLCRQAGRHYLTLPKTRPERLLSTAFPTGELITAVLDSEAEHVLVLVDSCHSGVLRAELSTLLQDLSKERRRHAGIAVVTAGDHEDQPQVGSFTRRVALAWQRMNDESVGYTSSHLSFAEWEQLLHEVGLADGVEKDLIDAEWIMPHSRRHQLSACLPNPRYKPSGTAVGPALRQLVIEHGDLEFWRERAFGRAGGGDVGWYFSGRTELMRRLVDFLRDGEGVLIVTGAAGSGKSALLARLVTLTAPVFVEDESYAALIARSPDGLRPELGSVDVAVLARNKSSRAVVDDLLAALGGTPVAKGTPLQALFERTTEHAAGLSRPVTVIIDALDEAEDPLACVNDVILPLARLTAPAGETAVRLLLGIRSSSVMSSSSGADLRDERADDLLHRLTAALKAEGAVPEPLRTDGPDCEADIAAYAVALLSGPEGSPYKGADDEVVETTARVIAKAVAPSFLDAQIAADQLRTAETRQDLAEEGWLLRLADGTSSLLREDVRGIAAATEVSADLLVAALRATALAQGAGLPWGEIWPAVTAALAADAHGPAVPVDPEREPTAPGGEAPATARLADQAVRTLRSSRLSGYLATASEDGRTVYRPVHQRLTDLLQAGHEWLLGASGATSVRPPLPTTGNAPELAAAQATVTEVLAGLVRRAHPHQAHPYIRRHYLHHAQAGGLLTDRHVPVELLAQETSGTLRARLSLPLPTGDPDRGALTAAALIEPYLDDNTDPRSRRDSIHFHQSVRGETRDTADEQRVLTFRWGRWVAQINVLAPAQKLTRALCAVPTLDRRWLVAVADVSRGVRVWDASTGLPTADLATDAPVFRLRTIRATGGRTFLITLTPHRIEIHDPASGQLVAQLVVSWARDVHVLEDGPSLWKLFVLTRSGSMVWRPHSGDTTPARGVPPYDAENPLESAVVRRASGHALVALAGSTGIRLWDPYSGLTAAAPFGPRGREVRLATVSRARQDDLLVVQTRGASTQIWEPFTASRTAGVRGTGHSLIQVPGGTDFAYATGSHIVVRDRELNEVQRIAADVSRINQLTALTGPAGPRIISAAPQGIRIWDLAPTSRPHGDVLPDTPYPAPAPDGFFLHTWPLRRMAYPGPDGTRDCVVVGTCDGLDVHDATTGRLLKHIPIPTAPVTVLEALPSPRGAAHVAVVGTSASVWDLVSGESVASPDPVSLPYFSSRTCVTVTGHGLPVFATASGRSELATTTLDPNSGETISYMTPANFRRDGAPVLIPVPTAHTVTEPVIVVAHGRAIELVDPLTGHRLGSWVRGKPGPPTRVACTVPGFDGLQVAVANDREIQVWDLTGGTQVAAWPAHGTLAMTGLHLTSGRTLLVAGSASGVRVWDSTTGELLHTLLTGAPVHAVVTGITEEGPVLHLHGSAGLVTLAVGPPLL; this is translated from the coding sequence TTGAACACGCAGGCCGGTGACGACCTGAGCGGGATCACCCGCAGACGACTGGTCGTCGTTGCTGTCGATGGTTACCGGGACGAACGCGAGGGCTTCCGCGAAGCCATCGCGGAGCAGGTCACCCGGATCACCACATGGCTTGCGGACCCCGCCCTGGGCGAGGACCGGCGGTTCGAAGTGGTTCCGATCGAGGATCCGCTGCACACCGTCGGAGACCTGCGTGACTTCCTGCGACAGGTCAAGCTGTCGGAAGCCGCATACGATGACGCCGTCGTCGTCTACATCACCGGCCACGGGCTGTGCCGCCAGGCCGGCCGCCACTACCTGACCCTGCCGAAGACACGCCCTGAACGGTTGCTGTCGACCGCCTTTCCCACCGGCGAGCTCATCACCGCGGTGCTGGACAGCGAGGCCGAGCATGTTCTGGTGCTGGTCGACTCATGCCATTCCGGAGTTCTGCGCGCAGAACTGAGCACCCTGCTGCAAGACTTGTCCAAGGAACGTCGAAGGCACGCCGGGATCGCAGTAGTCACCGCCGGCGACCACGAAGATCAGCCGCAGGTGGGATCCTTCACCCGGCGCGTCGCGCTCGCCTGGCAACGGATGAACGACGAGTCCGTCGGCTACACCTCCTCACACCTGTCCTTCGCTGAGTGGGAGCAGTTGCTGCACGAGGTCGGGCTGGCCGACGGCGTGGAGAAGGATCTGATTGACGCTGAGTGGATCATGCCCCATTCGCGTCGGCACCAGCTGAGCGCGTGCCTGCCCAATCCGCGCTACAAACCGTCGGGGACCGCCGTCGGCCCCGCCCTGCGACAACTGGTCATCGAGCATGGAGATCTGGAGTTCTGGCGGGAGCGCGCCTTCGGACGGGCCGGCGGCGGCGACGTGGGCTGGTACTTCAGCGGTCGTACCGAACTCATGAGGCGCCTGGTCGACTTCCTCCGTGACGGCGAGGGCGTGCTCATCGTCACGGGCGCCGCGGGATCGGGCAAGTCCGCGCTGCTGGCCCGGCTGGTCACCCTCACGGCTCCCGTCTTCGTCGAGGACGAGTCGTACGCCGCTCTCATCGCCCGTAGCCCTGATGGACTCCGGCCAGAGCTCGGCTCGGTGGACGTGGCTGTACTGGCTCGCAACAAATCCTCCCGTGCCGTGGTCGACGACCTCCTTGCCGCGCTCGGCGGGACACCTGTTGCCAAGGGCACCCCGTTGCAGGCTCTTTTCGAACGAACGACCGAGCATGCGGCTGGGCTCTCCCGACCGGTGACCGTCATCATCGACGCTCTGGACGAAGCCGAGGATCCTCTCGCCTGTGTCAATGACGTCATTCTCCCGCTCGCTCGCCTCACCGCGCCGGCCGGTGAGACCGCCGTCCGCCTTCTCCTCGGTATCCGCAGTTCATCCGTCATGTCCTCCTCCTCCGGCGCCGACCTCCGCGACGAGCGGGCGGATGACCTGCTGCATCGCCTGACCGCAGCCCTCAAGGCCGAAGGTGCCGTGCCCGAGCCGCTGCGCACGGACGGCCCGGACTGCGAGGCCGACATCGCCGCCTACGCGGTCGCGTTGCTGAGCGGCCCCGAGGGCAGCCCCTACAAGGGCGCCGACGACGAAGTCGTCGAAACGACTGCCCGTGTGATCGCGAAAGCCGTTGCCCCGTCGTTCCTGGACGCGCAAATAGCCGCCGACCAGCTGCGAACGGCCGAAACCCGACAGGACCTCGCAGAGGAAGGCTGGCTGCTCCGGCTCGCTGACGGCACCAGCAGCCTGCTGCGCGAAGACGTCAGGGGCATCGCAGCGGCAACCGAGGTCTCGGCCGACCTGCTGGTCGCGGCGCTGCGTGCCACCGCGCTCGCCCAGGGGGCCGGCCTGCCCTGGGGGGAGATCTGGCCCGCAGTCACCGCCGCGCTCGCTGCAGACGCACACGGTCCGGCTGTGCCGGTTGACCCGGAACGAGAGCCGACGGCGCCCGGCGGCGAGGCACCCGCGACCGCGCGTCTGGCGGACCAGGCCGTCCGCACGCTACGGTCCAGTCGTCTGAGCGGATACCTCGCCACCGCGAGCGAAGACGGACGTACCGTCTATCGCCCCGTCCACCAGCGGCTCACCGACCTGCTCCAGGCGGGCCACGAGTGGCTGCTCGGCGCATCGGGCGCCACCTCTGTGCGCCCACCGCTCCCGACGACAGGCAATGCCCCAGAGCTGGCCGCTGCCCAGGCGACCGTCACAGAAGTCCTCGCGGGATTGGTGCGCCGGGCTCATCCGCACCAGGCTCATCCCTACATTCGGCGTCACTACCTGCACCACGCGCAGGCAGGAGGCCTCCTGACCGACCGGCACGTTCCCGTCGAGCTGCTCGCACAAGAAACCTCAGGCACCCTGCGCGCCCGGCTGTCCCTGCCACTGCCCACCGGCGATCCCGATCGAGGCGCACTCACAGCGGCCGCGCTGATCGAGCCGTACCTTGACGACAACACAGACCCCCGCTCCCGCCGCGACAGTATTCACTTCCACCAGAGCGTACGAGGCGAGACGCGGGACACCGCCGATGAGCAGCGTGTCCTGACCTTCCGCTGGGGCAGGTGGGTGGCACAGATAAACGTACTCGCCCCTGCACAGAAGCTCACCCGGGCCCTGTGCGCGGTTCCCACTCTTGATCGACGCTGGCTCGTCGCGGTGGCCGACGTCTCGCGAGGAGTGCGCGTCTGGGACGCGAGCACGGGCCTGCCGACCGCGGACCTGGCCACTGACGCACCGGTGTTCAGGCTCCGCACCATCCGCGCGACCGGCGGCCGTACTTTCCTCATCACGCTCACCCCCCACCGGATCGAGATCCATGACCCGGCTTCGGGGCAACTAGTGGCGCAACTGGTCGTCTCCTGGGCGCGCGACGTGCACGTCCTGGAAGACGGCCCCTCACTGTGGAAGCTGTTCGTCCTCACACGGAGTGGCAGCATGGTGTGGCGTCCCCACTCCGGGGACACCACGCCGGCCCGTGGCGTCCCTCCCTATGATGCGGAAAATCCGCTGGAGTCGGCAGTCGTCCGACGGGCGAGCGGCCACGCACTGGTCGCCCTCGCCGGAAGCACAGGCATCCGGCTGTGGGACCCCTACTCCGGACTGACGGCCGCCGCACCGTTCGGTCCCCGTGGCCGTGAGGTCCGGCTCGCCACTGTGAGCCGGGCGAGGCAGGACGACCTCCTTGTTGTGCAGACCCGCGGGGCGTCCACGCAGATATGGGAGCCCTTCACCGCATCCCGGACGGCAGGTGTCCGGGGCACAGGGCACTCCCTGATACAGGTACCCGGAGGCACTGACTTCGCCTACGCCACCGGAAGCCACATCGTCGTACGCGACAGGGAACTCAATGAAGTGCAACGCATCGCCGCCGATGTTTCACGCATCAATCAGCTGACCGCGTTGACGGGCCCTGCCGGGCCTCGCATCATTTCAGCCGCCCCCCAGGGCATCCGTATCTGGGACCTGGCCCCCACCAGTCGACCACACGGCGATGTGCTGCCCGACACGCCGTACCCGGCACCCGCCCCAGACGGGTTCTTCCTGCACACCTGGCCACTGCGACGGATGGCGTATCCGGGCCCCGACGGCACCCGGGACTGCGTCGTTGTCGGCACCTGCGACGGACTCGACGTTCACGACGCGACGACGGGAAGGCTGCTGAAGCACATCCCGATCCCCACGGCTCCCGTCACTGTCCTCGAAGCGTTGCCCTCTCCGCGGGGAGCCGCTCATGTCGCGGTCGTGGGCACCTCTGCGTCCGTCTGGGACCTGGTGTCAGGTGAGTCCGTCGCATCACCCGACCCTGTGTCGCTTCCGTACTTCTCCTCCCGCACGTGCGTCACCGTCACCGGCCACGGGCTGCCGGTCTTCGCCACTGCTTCCGGACGGAGCGAGCTGGCCACCACGACCCTGGACCCGAACAGCGGCGAGACCATCAGCTACATGACACCGGCCAACTTCCGGCGCGATGGGGCACCTGTGCTGATCCCCGTGCCGACGGCACATACGGTGACGGAGCCTGTGATCGTGGTGGCCCACGGGCGAGCCATAGAACTCGTGGACCCGCTGACCGGGCATCGCCTCGGCTCATGGGTCCGGGGGAAGCCAGGACCGCCCACTCGAGTCGCATGCACGGTGCCGGGGTTCGACGGTCTGCAGGTTGCTGTGGCGAATGACCGGGAGATCCAGGTCTGGGACCTGACCGGCGGCACACAAGTCGCCGCCTGGCCCGCGCACGGAACCCTTGCCATGACCGGGCTCCATCTGACCAGTGGCCGAACACTGCTGGTGGCCGGCAGCGCCAGCGGTGTCCGCGTCTGGGACTCGACAACAGGCGAACTGCTCCATACCCTCCTCACCGGCGCACCCGTACACGCGGTGGTCACCGGGATAACCGAGGAAGGCCCCGTTCTTCACCTGCACGGTTCCGCCGGCCTCGTCACCTTGGCCGTCGGCCCCCCGCTGCTGTGA
- a CDS encoding acyl-CoA dehydrogenase family protein, whose protein sequence is MHLEYTPEQQRLRTELRTYFATLVPDNAYARYAEPAAQKRFYRDTVRRLGADGWLGVGWPKEYGGRGLTPMEQFIFFDEAAQAGVPLPLMALNTVGPTIMRFGTDEQKAHFLPGILAGEIDFAIGYSEPDAGTDLAALKTRAVRDGDEYVVDGQKIWTTNGDTADWVWLAVRTDPDAPPHKGITMLLVPTSDPGYSCTLINTLASHDTTASYYENIRVPVTRRVGEENMGWRLITNQLNHERVTLAAHGTMAVRALHNVQRWAADTKLADGRRVIDLGWVRALLARTHTRLDAMKLLNWQMVAALQDGTLTPQEASAVKVYGSEARRDAYAWLMEIVGSAGALKEGSAGAVLHGELERGYRSAVIFTFGGGNNEIQREIISWIGLGMPRVRR, encoded by the coding sequence GTGCACCTCGAATACACGCCTGAGCAGCAGCGGCTGCGTACCGAACTGCGCACCTACTTCGCCACCCTGGTGCCCGACAACGCCTACGCCCGCTACGCGGAGCCCGCCGCCCAGAAGCGCTTCTACCGCGACACGGTCCGCAGGCTCGGCGCCGACGGCTGGCTGGGGGTCGGCTGGCCGAAGGAGTACGGCGGCCGGGGACTGACCCCGATGGAACAGTTCATCTTCTTCGACGAGGCCGCCCAGGCCGGCGTACCGCTGCCGCTGATGGCCCTGAACACCGTCGGGCCCACGATCATGCGGTTCGGCACCGACGAGCAGAAGGCCCACTTCCTGCCCGGCATCCTGGCCGGGGAGATCGACTTCGCGATCGGCTACAGCGAACCGGACGCCGGCACCGACCTCGCCGCACTGAAGACCCGCGCCGTCCGCGACGGGGACGAGTACGTCGTCGACGGACAGAAGATCTGGACCACCAACGGCGACACCGCCGACTGGGTCTGGCTCGCCGTGCGCACCGATCCCGACGCCCCGCCCCACAAGGGCATCACCATGCTCCTCGTCCCCACGAGCGACCCGGGCTACTCCTGCACCCTGATCAACACCCTCGCCTCGCACGACACGACGGCGAGCTACTACGAGAACATCCGGGTCCCGGTGACCCGCCGCGTCGGAGAGGAGAACATGGGCTGGCGGCTCATCACCAACCAGCTCAACCACGAACGCGTCACGCTCGCCGCGCACGGCACGATGGCGGTCCGCGCCCTGCACAACGTCCAGCGCTGGGCCGCCGACACCAAGCTCGCCGACGGCCGCCGGGTCATCGACCTCGGCTGGGTCCGCGCCCTGCTCGCCCGCACCCACACCCGCCTCGACGCGATGAAACTGCTCAACTGGCAGATGGTCGCGGCCCTCCAGGACGGCACGCTCACCCCCCAGGAGGCCTCGGCGGTCAAGGTCTACGGCTCCGAGGCCCGCCGGGACGCCTACGCCTGGCTGATGGAGATCGTCGGCTCCGCGGGCGCGCTGAAGGAGGGCTCGGCCGGTGCCGTGCTCCACGGCGAACTGGAACGCGGCTACCGGTCGGCCGTGATCTTCACCTTCGGCGGCGGCAACAACGAGATCCAGCGGGAGATCATCTCGTGGATCGGGCTGGGGATGCCGCGCGTGCGGCGGTAG